The following proteins come from a genomic window of Chryseobacterium glaciei:
- a CDS encoding MFS transporter, with protein MSIFLCVLDLFIVNIAIPSIRNSLQANSAEAQFIIVFYIIGYGAFLITGSKIGNKFGHKKTFIASMFSFMVFSFLCGISTSAIELNMSRLFQGISAAFMVPQGVALISSVFEVEEERVKALGIYGAIAGIASVFGQVLGGIIPDLNFSFDAWRLVFFINIPLAFLVIILAKKYLKEVEIKTKESIQMLPQIILIILLIILMYEIVAGGEEGWSGSNILLMLLSVIGFIIFIFHQKSKFKQGKEVLINMQPFFYPSFKIALLAAVTYYLVQDSYFFVNANFLEEQHHLSSTKTGLLFACQGVGYVIASLLSVRFLNKYQEKFIIFGLVIMVVGLIGHIYTIGTSTINLQATTVVLFFYGIGCGIVLPSMFTNAMRKLPVSITSIATGVYLTIQQISVGFGVSLVGRIYFNFTNGYLMAIYAMIFLLLITISIFLISEFKLKRNSF; from the coding sequence ATGTCAATTTTTTTATGTGTTTTAGATCTTTTTATTGTAAATATTGCAATACCGTCGATAAGAAATTCTTTACAGGCCAATTCTGCCGAGGCACAGTTTATTATTGTTTTCTACATTATAGGATATGGTGCTTTTTTGATTACCGGAAGTAAAATTGGAAATAAATTTGGTCATAAAAAGACCTTTATAGCTTCCATGTTTAGTTTTATGGTGTTCTCATTTTTATGCGGAATCTCGACTTCAGCGATCGAACTGAATATGAGCAGACTTTTTCAGGGCATTTCGGCGGCTTTTATGGTTCCGCAAGGGGTAGCTTTAATATCCAGCGTTTTTGAAGTTGAAGAAGAGAGGGTAAAAGCGCTTGGAATTTATGGTGCAATTGCGGGTATAGCTTCGGTGTTTGGGCAGGTGTTGGGCGGCATCATTCCGGATCTCAACTTTAGTTTTGATGCGTGGCGACTTGTTTTCTTTATTAATATTCCGCTTGCATTTTTAGTGATTATTTTGGCGAAAAAATATTTAAAAGAAGTTGAAATAAAGACCAAAGAATCAATACAGATGCTTCCCCAGATCATCTTAATAATTTTGTTAATAATTCTGATGTACGAGATTGTTGCCGGTGGGGAAGAAGGATGGAGTGGAAGTAATATTTTATTAATGCTTTTATCTGTAATTGGCTTTATCATTTTTATTTTTCATCAAAAAAGTAAATTTAAACAAGGAAAAGAAGTTCTTATCAATATGCAGCCTTTTTTCTATCCGAGTTTTAAAATAGCACTTTTGGCAGCGGTTACTTATTATTTAGTTCAGGATTCTTACTTTTTTGTCAATGCCAATTTTCTTGAAGAACAGCATCATTTGAGCTCTACGAAAACTGGATTATTGTTTGCCTGTCAAGGTGTTGGATATGTTATCGCATCACTTTTATCTGTGAGATTTTTAAATAAATATCAAGAAAAATTTATTATTTTCGGTTTAGTTATAATGGTTGTAGGACTTATCGGGCACATTTATACCATTGGCACATCCACTATCAATTTACAGGCAACGACTGTTGTTTTGTTTTTTTATGGCATTGGCTGCGGAATTGTTTTGCCCTCAATGTTCACCAATGCAATGCGAAAATTACCGGTTTCTATAACGTCAATTGCCACGGGAGTTTATTTGACGATACAGCAAATTTCTGTGGGGTTTGGGGTAAGCCTGGTTGGACGTATTTACTTTAACTTTACGAATGGATATTTAATGGCAATATATGCCATGATCTTTTTACTATTGATAACTATAAGTATATTTTTGATTTCAGAGTTTAAATTAAAAAGGAATTCTTTCTAA
- a CDS encoding HupE/UreJ family protein, which yields MQDFIFYLKLGWEHIISLDALDHQLFVLALIAIYSYNDWKKILILVTAFTIGHSITLALSILDIVRVSSNWVEFLIPVTIVLTSLGNILMKNKKNGLMKLNYYLALIFGLIHGMGFANTARIMIAKSQSIFFPLLGFNIGLELGQIVIVFAILIILFISLKIFKINKKDWILFVSSGVFALSLKMALERIPF from the coding sequence ATGCAGGACTTTATATTTTATTTAAAATTAGGATGGGAACACATTATTTCTCTGGATGCTCTCGACCATCAGCTTTTTGTTTTAGCCTTAATAGCAATTTATTCTTATAATGATTGGAAGAAAATTCTGATCTTGGTAACTGCATTTACAATTGGCCACTCCATTACGTTGGCTTTAAGTATTTTAGACATTGTAAGAGTTTCTTCAAATTGGGTAGAGTTTTTGATTCCGGTGACGATCGTTCTGACTTCATTAGGTAATATTTTAATGAAAAATAAAAAGAACGGTTTAATGAAATTGAATTATTATTTAGCCTTAATTTTCGGATTAATCCACGGGATGGGTTTTGCGAATACAGCACGAATAATGATCGCGAAAAGTCAAAGTATTTTTTTTCCGCTTTTGGGTTTCAATATTGGTTTGGAATTGGGACAGATCGTGATTGTTTTTGCTATACTAATCATATTATTTATTTCACTTAAAATATTCAAAATCAATAAAAAAGATTGGATTCTATTTGTCTCGTCCGGAGTATTTGCGCTCTCTTTAAAAATGGCTTTAGAAAGAATTCCTTTTTAA